Proteins encoded together in one Hevea brasiliensis isolate MT/VB/25A 57/8 chromosome 16, ASM3005281v1, whole genome shotgun sequence window:
- the LOC110637155 gene encoding uncharacterized protein LOC110637155 gives MKKGIHPQMQWISYVTQSGRLMHIMMTKIHHVGKVYHFRARRQMAESLGQVAKFKRRYGQEDAEDTTK, from the coding sequence ATGAAGAAAGGAATTCACCCTCAGATGCAGTGGATATCTTATGTGACCCAGAGTGGCAGGTTGATGCACATTATGATGACAAAAATTCATCATGTTGGTAAAGTCTACCACTTCAGGGCCAGACGGCAGATGGCTGAAAGTTTAGGACAGGTTGCCAAGTTTAAGCGTCGCTATGGACAGGAAGATGCTGAAGACACTACCAAATAA
- the LOC110637187 gene encoding ALA-interacting subunit 1, which produces MKNRKKESKLKKKILKKQKSTREKKIYYLTYTTQKITLKHTYYYSVVPFFELKFSSPVVVKMRGATSSGGSGDGGMADSAPAKRNSRKPQYSRFTQQELPACKPILTPGWVIATFVGVGIIFIPIGLIALFASEHVVEIVDRYDKDCIPPNYSNASLQYIQSSKTNKTCTRTLTVPKQMKSPVFIYYELDNFYQNHRRYVKSRSDKQLRSKAGESDTDNCKPEAVTSTNAPIVPCGLVAWSLFNDTYGFSLKNKALDVSKKNIAWKSDQDYKFGSDVYPKNFQSGGLIGGAKLNSSIPLSEQVDLIVWMRTAALSTFRKLYGRIEVDLEANDIITVTIQNNYNTYSFGGKKKLVLSTTSWIGGKNDFLGRAYLTVGGLCLFLAVSFLLVYVIKPRPLGDPAYLSWNKNPTGQMSWNS; this is translated from the exons atgaaaaaccgAAAGAAAGAATCAAAACTAAAGAAGAAAATACTAAAAAAGCAAAAAAGCACAAGGGAGAAGAAAATTTATTATCTCACATACACAACCCAAAAAATCACCTTAAAACATACTTATTACTACTCTGTTGTTCCATTTTTCGAATTGAAATTTTCATCACCGGTGGTGGTGAAAATGAGAGGAGCGACGAGCTCTGGTGGTTCTGGTGACGGTGGCATGGCCGATTCTGCTCCTGCTAAAAGGAATTCCAGGAAACCCCAAT ATTCTAGGTTCACACAACAAGAGCTTCCTGCTTGCAAACCAATTTTAACGCCAGGATGG GTCATTGCCACATTCGTTGGTGTTGGCATTATTTTCATTCCTATTGGTCTCATTGCCCTGTTTGCATCAGAACAT GTGGTGGAAATTGTTGATCGATATGACAAAGATTGCATTCCTCCCAACTATTCAAATGCTAGCCTCCAATACATTCAGAGCAGTAAAACGAACAAGACCTGTACCAGGACCTTAACT gttccAAAGCAAATGAAAAGTCCTGTTTTTATCTATTATGAGCTTGATAACTTCTATCAGAACCATCGTCG ATATGTAAAAAGTCGAAGTGACAAGCAGTTGCGGAGCAAGGCAGGTGAGAGTGACACAGACAACTGTAAACCTGAAGCAGTCACATCAACTAATGCTCCAATTGTTCCTTGTGGCCTTGTTGCATGGAGTTTGTTCAATGACACTTATGGGTTTTCTCTTAAAAACAAGGCCTTAGATGTCAGCAAAAAAAATATAGCATGGAAAAGCGACCAAGATTATAAATTTGGGTCTGATGTCTATCCTAAAAATTTCCAGAGTGGAGGTTTGATTGGAGGTGCAAAGCTCAATTCAAGCATACCT TTGAGTGAACAAGTGGATCTTATTGTTTGGATGCGTACTGCTGCACTTTCAACTTTCAGAAAACTTTATGGAAGGATAGAAGTGGACCTTGAAGCTAATGATATAATTACAGTTACTATACAGAATAATTATAATACTTACAGTTTTGGGGGTAAAAAGAAGCTGGTTCTTTCAACCACGAGTTGGATAGGAGGAAAAAATGATTTCCTGGGCAGAGCATATCTTACTGTAGGTGGATTGTGCTTGTTCCTGGCAGTAAGCTTCTTGCTTGTATACGTGATCAAGCCCAG GCCTCTTGGTGACCCAGCCTATTTGTCTTGGAATAAGAATCCAACAGGACAAATGAGTTGGAACTCTTAA
- the LOC110637194 gene encoding aspartate carbamoyltransferase 1, chloroplastic yields MATSTWLSPCLLNERSIINCYTGLVCNYSSLFEKQNFCTKPISASAGVKLIRNGIRCSTLEIESTPSFSIGKKFQLDDVIEAQQFDREILSAIFEVAREMEKIEKNSPGSQILKGYLMATLFYEPSTRTRLSFESAMKRLGGEVLTTENAREFSSAAKGETLEDTIRTVEGYSDIIVMRHFESGAARRAAVTASIPIINAGDGPGQHPTQALLDVYTIDREIGKLDSIRVALVGDLANGRTVRSLAYLLAKYQDVTIYFVSPDVVKMKDDIKDYLTSKGVKWEESADLMEVASKCDVVYQTRIQRERFGERIDLYEEARGKYIVDREVLNVMQKHAVVMHPLPRLDEITVDVDADPRAAYFRQAKNGLYIRMTLLKLLLVGW; encoded by the exons ATGGCCACCTCTACTTGGTTATCTCCCTGTTTATTGAATGAGCGTTCAATCATAAACTGCTATACTGGGTTGGTATGCAATTATTCAAGTCTATTTGAGAAACAAAACTTTTGTACGAAACCAATCTCTGCCTCTGCTGGAGTAAAGCTAATAAGGAATGGAATCCGGTGTAGTACATTGGAAATTGAGAGTACCCCTTCATTTTCAATTGGAAAGAAATTTCAACTTGATGATGTGATTGAGGCACAGCAGTTTGATAGAGAAATTCTCAGTGCCATATTTGAAGTTGCACGAGAAATGGAAAAAATTGAGAAGAATTCTCCTGGTAGTCAAATCCTTAAGGGTTATCTCATGGCTACCCTTTTTTATGAGCCATCTACTCGCACTAGGCTTTCTTTTGAGTCTGCCATGAAACGGTTAGGTGGTGAGGTTTTGACTACTGAAAATGCAAGGGAATTTTCATCGGCTGCCAAAGGAGAGACACTTGAAG ATACTATTAGAACTGTTGAAGGGTATTCAGACATTATTGTTATGCGTCATTTTGAAAGTGGGGCCGCAAGAAGAGCTGCAGTTACTGCTAGTATTCCTATTATTAATGCAGGGGATGGTCCTGGACAACATCCAACTCAG GCTCTTTTAGATGTGTATACCATTGATCGAGAGATAGGTAAATTGGATAGCATTAGAGTTGCACTTGTGGGGGATCTTGCCAATGGGAGGACAGTTCGCTCTCTTGCATATTTGCTTGCCAAATACCAAGATGTCACTATCTATTTTGTCTCCCCTGATGTGGTAAAAATGAAG GATGATATAAAAGACTATTTGACATCAAAGGGTGTTAAATGGGAAGAAAGTGCTGATTTAATGGAAGTGGCTTCAAAGTGTGATGTTGTATATCAAACTCGCATTCAGCGAGAAAGGTTTGGAGAGAGAATTGACCTTTATGAAGAAGCTCGAGGCAAATACATTGTGGATCGTGAAGTGTTAAATGTAATGCAAAAACATGCTGTGGTCATGCATCCTCTCCCGAGGCTTGATGAG ATAACTGTGGATGTCGATGCGGATCCAAGGGCTGCATATTTTAGACAAGCAAAGAATGGTCTCTATATTCGAATGACGCTTTTGAAACTTCTACTTGTTGGATGGTGA
- the LOC110637189 gene encoding uncharacterized protein LOC110637189: MSSSPYSCCCCWVKILLSLVVLVTWGCLEGANGASSTVKVSNISKIEGAMNFHLYYGQTFKVIKNVVDGKSYLLIQNNSRMATRTKYCTSRIKSFVIPLSNFSADTYFFPVSFFELLGMLESMKGITSDSVASECALKLYERGETEMINRSDPRLFAQFSAHFVSDTDQTQACNFANFAPFGEDYPLQRAEWIKFLGVFANLESRANQVYGTVRDNYLCQAKVAANKTRTFKPIVAWMEYYNGIWSFTKETYKLKYVEDAGGENIDNSINKITYNVSNADDLDELHAILCTVDVVIDETYTLDPAEYNQSTFLQNVNVEDNSCFAFLTNQSLWRYDKRVQNSTALDWFDGAVSQPQLVLADLIEAIFPTGNYTTKYFRNIAKGERIISIGANMCDRDISIPMEPTILACQ; encoded by the exons ATGTCTTCTTCTCCTTattcttgttgttgttgttggGTGAAAATTTTATTGTCTCTAGTTGTGTTGGTCACGTGGGGGTGTCTGGAAGGTGCAAACGGTGCATCCTCTACAGTGAAAGTGAGTAACATATCAAAGATAGAAGGAGCAATGAACTTCCATCTTTATTATGGACAGACCTTCAAAGTCATCAAGAATGTCGTTGATGGCAAGAGCTACCTCCTCATTCAG AATAACTCAAGAATGGCAACAAGGACAAAATATTGCACCTCAAGGATCAAGTCTTTTGTCATCCCACTCTCAAATTTTTCTGCTGATACCTACTTCTTTCCAG TTTCCTTTTTCGAG CTATTGGGCATGCTAGAGAGTATGAAAGGCATTACATCAGATTCTGTGGCTTCTGAATGTGCCTTAAAGTTATATGAAAGAGGAGAAACTGAGATGATTAACAGAAGTGACCCACGATTATTTGctcaattttcagcccattttgttaGTGATACTGATCAAACTCAGGCTTGTAATTTTGCAAATTTTGCTCCTTTTGGAGAGGATTACCCTCTGCAG AGAGCAGAGTGGATCAAGTTCTTAGGAGTTTTTGCAAACCTTGAGTCCAGAGCCAATCAAGTCTATGGCACA GTCAGGGACAACTATCTATGCCAAGCTAAGGTTGCAGCAAATAAAACAAGAACCTTTAAACCAATAGTTGCTTGGATGGAGTATTACAAT GGTATATGGTCTTTCACAAAGGAAACATACAAGTTGAag TATGTGGAAGATGCAGGTGGAGAAAATATTGATAACTCTATCAACAAGATCACTTACAACGTCTCAAATGCTGATGACTTGGATGAATTACATGCAATTCTATGT ACAGTGGATGTGGTGATTGATGAAACATACACTCTTGATCCAGCTGAGTACAATCAATCAACCTTTCTTCAAAATGTAAATGTTGAAGATAACTCTTGCTTTGCATTTCTCACTAATCAAAGCTTATggagatatgataaaagagtccaAAACTCAACTGCACTTG ACTGGTTTGATGGAGCAGTCTCCCAACCCCAATTGGTTCTAGCAGATCTTATCGAAGCTATATTCCCCACTGGAAATTACACAAcaaaatattttagaaatattgcaaAG GGAGAACGGATTATAAGCATTGGAGCTAACATGTGTGATAGAGATATCTCCATTCCAATGGAGCCTACGATACTAGCTTGTCAATGA
- the LOC110637160 gene encoding NAC domain-containing protein 54 has translation MAPVSLPPGFRFHPTDEELVAYYLKRKINGHKIELEIIPEVDLYKCEPWDLPGKSLLPSKDLEWYFFSPRDRKYPNGSRTNRATKAGYWKATGKDRKVNSHTRPVGMKKTLVYYRGRAPHGCRTDWVMHEYRLDERECEIASGLQDAYALCRVFKKSANIPKISEHFASTSNQMASELSSSMELYSEGRCEDFESSNYPMPIETCSPSIANNGFPLHLGETRDGTWKQYLSEDDFSFSSPSFSGYGNVPYSPSKVDISLDSARLQHRFSMPPLEVEDFPQVGLTDLKVMHSTPMHDQDTSQTGILQEILSVAHASQELINQSNNLQDTWGGNYSADNNDFTFIAGKDAHGHLYSDMYSMKCMNKSWGDPNLRSIEIENLDEDFKTEGVTENLRWVGMSNEEPEKSFMEEHKVVPIENISTFQIREGNTIISGNEHRGDCLGFNGTDDYSLGFINDDPNGYFIDDGNVDDLASSPSFEVVEEIKVNHGMFVSTRQAAETFFHRLVPSQTVKIHLNPEMTDSFSIRKVDMHSALDETTRSNNTFSRENNFLEISQSIHPWKKFATTVVCMVLVLLMHCFYLGENVGNENKLMHGFAESANAKPKKKEERNKWNEKKTEKDFLVSIRGGNQFSVFLKKLGLFLSISLALCTMWVNHVILTS, from the exons atggCTCCTGTTTCATTGCCTCCTGGTTTTCGTTTCCACCCTACTGATGAGGAACTCGTTGCTTACTATCTCAAAAGAAAGATCAATGGACATAAGATTGAGTTGGAGATCATCCCAGAAGTTGATCTTTACAAGTGTGAGCCATGGGATTTACCAG GGAAATCATTACTACCCAGCAAAGATCTTGAGTGGTACTTCTTTAGCCCTCGAGATCGAAAGTACCCAAATGGATCAAGAACTAATCGCGCAACAAAAGCTGGGTATTGGAAGGCCACAGGGAAGGATAGAAAAGTGAACTCCCACACGCGTCCCGTGGGCATGAAGAAAACCCTAGTTTACTATAGAGGTAGAGCCCCCCATGGTTGTAGAACAGATTGGGTAATGCATGAATATCGCCTCGATGAAAGAGAATGCGAAATTGCTTCTGGCCTGCAG GATGCATATGCACTTTGTCGTGTGTTTAAGAAGAGTGCAAATATCCCCAAGATTTCAGAACATTTTGCCTCAACATCAAATCAAATGGCTAGTGAACTTTCTTCTAGTATGGAACTATATTCTGAAGGAAGATGTGAAGATTTTGAGAGTTCAAATTACCCTATGCCAATAGAGACATGCTCACCCAGCATTGCCAATAATGGATTCCCTCTTCATCTTGGTGAAACAAGAGATGGGACATGGAAGCAATATTTGTCAGAAGATGATTTTAGCTTCTCATCTCCATCATTTTCAGGTTATGGAAATGTTCCTTACTCACCATCTAAG GTTGACATATCATTAGATTCTGCAAGGTTGCAGCATAGGTTTTCAATGCCTCCACTGGAGGTAGAGGACTTTCCTCAAGTAGGACTCACTGACTTGAAAGTGATGCACTCAACTCCGATGCATGATCAAGACACAAGTCAAACAGGTATTCTGCAGGAAATCCTTTCGGTTGCTCATGCATCTCAGGAACTGATAAATCAATCTAATAATCTTCAAGATACGTGGGGTGGAAATTATTCTGCTGACAATAATGATTTCACTTTCATAGCTGGGAAAGATGCCCATGGTCATCTCTATAGCGACATGTACTCTATGAAATGTATGAACAAATCATGGGGAGATCCTAATTTAAGGTCCatagaaattgaaaatttggatGAAGATTTCAAGACAGAGGGGGTGACAGAAAACTTGAGATGGGTAGGAATGTCAAATGAAGAGCCAGAGAAG AGTTTCATGGAGGAACACAAGGTTGTCCCGATAGAAAATATTTCTACTTTTCAGATAAGGGAAGGTAACACCATCATAT CAGGAAATGAGCATCGAGGAGACTGCTTAGGATTCAATGGGACAGATGATTATTCACTTGGATTCATCAATGATGATCCTAATGGTTACTTCATTGATGATGGAAATGTGGATGATTTAGCAAGTTCGCCAAGCTTCGAGGTTGTTGAGGAGATAAAAGTTAATCATGGAATGTTTGTTTCAACTCGCCAGGCAGCTGAGACATTTTTTCACCGATTAGTGCCTTCCCAGACTGTTAAGATCCACCTGAACCCCGAAATGACTGATAGCTTCTCAATAAGGAAAGTAGACATGCACAGTGCACTAGATGAGACGACAAGGTCCAATAACACATTTTCCAGGGAAAATAATTTCCTGGAAATCAGCCAGTCAATACATCCTTGGAAGAAATTTGCAACAACTGTTGTTTGCATGGTTCTGGTTCTCCTGATGCACTGTTTTTACCTGGGAGAAAATGTGGGAAATGAGAATAAACTGATGCACGGCTTCGCGGAAAGTGCCAATGCCAAGCccaagaaaaaggaagaaagaaacAAGTGGAATGAGAAGAAGACGGAAAAGGATTTTCTGGTTAGCATTAGAGGTGGGAATCAGTTTAGTGTTTTCCTGAAGAAATTAGGTCTTTTTCTATCAATTTCTTTGGCTCTTTGTACCATGTGGGTGAACCATGTCATACTCACCTCTTGA